In Bubalus bubalis isolate 160015118507 breed Murrah chromosome 3, NDDB_SH_1, whole genome shotgun sequence, a genomic segment contains:
- the ALKAL2 gene encoding ALK and LTK ligand 2 produces MHGPGRPLLLGLLLVLGAAGPGRGGAEPREAADRQTLLRLIVEIVQELRKYHSGESKRLQLSGRQDYTLDRREVSDYAYPEEQRVEIVPRDLRMKDKFLKHLTGPLYFSPKCSKHFHRLYHNTRDCTIPAYYKRCARLLTRLAVSPMCMEG; encoded by the exons ATGCACGGACCCGGGCGCCCCCTCCTGCTGGGGCTGCTGCTTGTGCTGGGGGCGGCGGGGCCCGGCAGGGGCGGCGCGGAGCCCCGGGAGGCCGCGGACCGACAGACGCTGCTGCGGCTCATCGTGGAGATCGTCCAGGAGCTCAGGAAGTACCACTCGGGGGAGTCCAAGAGGCTGCAGCTCTCGGGCCGGCAGGACTACACCCTGGACCGCAGGGAGGTCTCGGACTACGCTTACCCAGAGGAGCAGAGAGTGG AAATTGTCCCTCGAGATCTAAGGATGAAAGACAAGTTTCTAAAACATCTTACAG GCCCTCTGTATTTCAGCCCAAAGTGCAGCAAACACTTCCACAGACTTTACCACAACACCCGAGACTGCACCATCCCCGCAT ACTACAAGAGGTGTGCCCGGCTTCTTACTCGGCTGGCAGTCAGCCCGATGTGCATGGAGGGATAA
- the ACP1 gene encoding low molecular weight phosphotyrosine protein phosphatase isoform X3 yields the protein MAEQVTKSVLFVCLGNICRSPIAEAVFRKLVTDQNISDNWRIDSAATSTYELGNPPDYRGQACMKKHGVPMSHVARQVTKEDFATFDYILCMDESNLRDLNRKSNQVKNCRAKIELLGSYDPQKQLIIEDPYYGNDADFETVYQQCVRCCRAFLEKAR from the exons GTAACATCTGTCGATCACCCATCGCAGAAGCGGTTTTCAGGAAACTTGTAACTGATCAAAACATTTCAGATAAT TGGAGGATAGACAGTGCAGCGACCTCCACGTATGAACTAGGAAACCCTCCTGATTACCGGGGGCAGGCCTGCATGAAGAAGCATGGTGTCCCCATGAGCCACGTTGCCCGGCAG GTTACCAAAGAAGACTTTGCCACTTTTGATTATATACTATGTATGGATGAGAGCAATCTGAG AGATTTGAATAGAAAAAGTAATCAAGTTAAAAACTGCAGAGCGAAAATCGAACTGCTCGGGAGCTATGATCCACAAAAACAACTTATCATTGAAGATCCCTATTAT GGCAACGACGCCGACTTTGAGACCGTCTACCAGCAGTGCGTGCGGTGCTGCAgggctttcctggagaaggctcGCTGA
- the ACP1 gene encoding low molecular weight phosphotyrosine protein phosphatase isoform X1 codes for MAEQVTKSVLFVCLGNICRSPIAEAVFRKLVTDQNISDNWIIDSGAVSDWNVGRSPDPRAVSCLRNHGINTAHKARQVTKEDFATFDYILCMDESNLRDLNRKSNQVKNCRAKIELLGSYDPQKQLIIEDPYYGNDADFETVYQQCVRCCRAFLEKAR; via the exons GTAACATCTGTCGATCACCCATCGCAGAAGCGGTTTTCAGGAAACTTGTAACTGATCAAAACATTTCAGATAAT TGGATCATTGACAGTGGTGCTGTTTCTGACTGGAACGTGGGCCGGTCACCAGATCCAAGAGCTGTGAGCTGCCTAAGAAATCATGGCATTAACACAGCCCATAAAGCAAGACAG GTTACCAAAGAAGACTTTGCCACTTTTGATTATATACTATGTATGGATGAGAGCAATCTGAG AGATTTGAATAGAAAAAGTAATCAAGTTAAAAACTGCAGAGCGAAAATCGAACTGCTCGGGAGCTATGATCCACAAAAACAACTTATCATTGAAGATCCCTATTAT GGCAACGACGCCGACTTTGAGACCGTCTACCAGCAGTGCGTGCGGTGCTGCAgggctttcctggagaaggctcGCTGA